The following proteins come from a genomic window of Phnomibacter ginsenosidimutans:
- a CDS encoding leucine--tRNA ligase → MEYNFNAIEKKWQQQWNDTKAYQVPNNSSKPKYYVLDMFPYPSGAGLHVGHPLGYIASDIFSRYKRLKGFNVLHPMGYDAFGLPAEQYALEHGVHPAVSTAQNINNFRAQLDKIGFCYDWDREVNTSKPEYYKWTQKIFLDLYNSYFCNTQQKARPIAELIAKYETSGSKHFTAAEWQAFSAAEKEEWLMKRRLAFSAYGEVNWCEALGTVLANDEVVNGVSERGGHPVIKKKMRQWYLRITAYADRLLEGLNRVDFSDSMKEMQRNWIGRSEGAEIDFAIKGLDQKLKVYTTRPDTIFGVDFMVIAPELELVNQIKSAEQAEAVDNYVAYVKSRSDRERQAEVKQITGCFTGGYAINPFNGVEIPIYIAEYVLAGYGTGAIMAVPCGDERDFKFAQHFNIPITNIIGQHFNGQEANPTKDAVLENSGFLTGLLMKDAIAVANDKLEELGIGKRKVNYKMRDAGFSRQRYWGEPFPILWNDGVPTAMPETALPLTLPHVEKYGPGPEGEGPLANIAEWVNTPEGKRETSTMPGYAGSSWYFLRYMDPHNEAEFCNRSVSDYWNQVDLYVGGTEHAVGHLLYSRMWTKVLYDLGYIGFDEPFKKLLNQGMIQGSSRFVYRINGTNKFVSKGLLDANEEYKGQKIDKIHADVNFVDGYELDIEAFKKWRNGEYANAEFILEDGSLYSPTGGQGAYICGAEVEKMSKSKFNTVNPDDLVQKFGADTFRMYEMFLGPVEVSKPWDTKGIEGVHRFLKKLWRLYFDEVKGLQVTQDAPTADELKVLHKTIKKVEEDIERFSFNTVVSALMVCVNELNDLKCRKAAILEPLAILLAPYAPHMAAELYSALGHTDSVLDAAFPEFNPAHVLESTKEYPVSVNGKLRTTLMLPADADQAAAEAATLANEVVQKWLEGKTPKKFIFVKGRMINVVI, encoded by the coding sequence ATGGAATACAACTTCAACGCCATTGAAAAAAAATGGCAACAGCAGTGGAATGATACCAAAGCGTATCAGGTGCCCAACAACAGCAGCAAGCCCAAGTATTATGTGCTCGATATGTTTCCGTACCCCAGCGGTGCCGGCCTGCATGTGGGCCATCCGCTCGGCTACATTGCCAGCGATATTTTCAGCCGCTACAAACGCCTGAAAGGCTTCAATGTGCTACACCCCATGGGCTACGATGCTTTTGGCCTGCCTGCTGAGCAGTATGCGCTGGAGCATGGCGTACACCCTGCTGTGAGCACCGCCCAAAACATCAACAACTTTCGGGCACAGCTCGATAAGATTGGTTTTTGCTACGACTGGGACCGTGAGGTAAACACCAGCAAGCCGGAGTATTACAAATGGACGCAGAAGATTTTTCTGGATTTGTACAATAGCTATTTCTGCAATACACAACAAAAAGCAAGGCCAATAGCCGAACTGATTGCGAAATACGAAACCAGTGGCAGCAAACATTTTACCGCTGCTGAGTGGCAAGCTTTTTCTGCAGCCGAAAAAGAAGAATGGCTCATGAAACGCCGCCTGGCATTTTCTGCCTACGGCGAAGTAAACTGGTGCGAAGCCTTGGGCACCGTGCTGGCCAACGATGAAGTGGTGAATGGCGTAAGCGAACGTGGCGGGCACCCGGTGATTAAAAAGAAAATGCGCCAATGGTATTTGCGCATTACGGCCTATGCCGACAGATTGCTGGAAGGTCTCAACCGGGTAGACTTTAGCGATAGCATGAAAGAAATGCAACGCAACTGGATTGGTCGCAGCGAAGGCGCTGAAATCGATTTTGCCATTAAAGGATTGGACCAAAAACTGAAAGTGTACACCACCCGGCCCGATACCATTTTCGGGGTTGATTTTATGGTGATAGCACCCGAGTTGGAATTGGTGAACCAAATAAAATCGGCCGAACAAGCCGAAGCGGTAGACAACTACGTGGCCTATGTAAAAAGCCGCAGCGACCGTGAACGCCAGGCGGAAGTGAAACAAATAACGGGATGTTTTACGGGTGGCTATGCTATTAATCCGTTTAACGGCGTTGAAATTCCCATTTACATAGCGGAGTATGTATTGGCTGGCTATGGCACAGGTGCAATTATGGCGGTGCCCTGCGGCGACGAACGTGATTTTAAATTTGCGCAGCATTTCAATATTCCCATCACCAATATTATTGGCCAGCATTTTAATGGTCAGGAAGCCAACCCCACCAAAGATGCCGTGCTGGAAAACAGTGGCTTTCTCACGGGCTTGCTCATGAAAGATGCCATTGCCGTGGCCAACGATAAACTGGAAGAACTGGGCATAGGCAAGCGAAAAGTAAATTACAAAATGCGTGACGCCGGCTTTAGCCGCCAGCGCTACTGGGGCGAGCCATTCCCTATTTTGTGGAATGACGGCGTACCCACTGCCATGCCCGAAACGGCATTGCCACTCACCTTGCCACATGTAGAAAAATATGGTCCCGGTCCCGAAGGCGAAGGCCCGCTGGCCAACATTGCCGAATGGGTAAATACACCGGAGGGCAAACGCGAAACCTCAACCATGCCCGGCTACGCAGGTTCATCGTGGTATTTTTTGCGCTACATGGATCCACACAACGAGGCTGAATTTTGCAACCGTTCCGTAAGTGATTACTGGAATCAGGTAGACTTGTATGTAGGCGGCACCGAGCATGCCGTTGGCCACTTGCTGTACAGCCGTATGTGGACCAAAGTGCTGTACGACCTCGGGTATATTGGTTTTGATGAACCGTTTAAAAAGTTGCTGAATCAGGGGATGATTCAGGGTAGTTCGAGGTTTGTGTATCGCATTAATGGTACTAACAAATTTGTGTCGAAAGGATTGCTGGATGCGAATGAAGAATACAAAGGACAAAAGATCGATAAAATTCATGCGGATGTAAACTTCGTAGACGGCTACGAACTCGACATCGAAGCGTTCAAGAAATGGCGCAATGGGGAATACGCCAATGCTGAATTTATTTTGGAAGATGGCAGCTTGTATTCCCCCACCGGGGGCCAGGGGGCTTACATCTGCGGTGCAGAAGTAGAAAAAATGTCGAAGAGCAAGTTCAACACCGTGAACCCCGACGACCTCGTACAAAAGTTTGGTGCCGATACCTTCCGCATGTACGAAATGTTCCTCGGTCCGGTGGAAGTAAGCAAGCCATGGGATACCAAAGGCATCGAAGGCGTACACCGCTTTTTGAAAAAACTGTGGCGCCTGTATTTTGATGAAGTGAAAGGCCTGCAGGTAACACAAGATGCACCCACCGCCGATGAGCTGAAAGTGCTGCACAAAACCATTAAGAAAGTAGAAGAAGACATTGAACGCTTCAGCTTCAACACGGTGGTAAGTGCCTTGATGGTATGTGTAAATGAACTCAACGATTTGAAATGCCGCAAGGCTGCCATACTGGAGCCACTGGCTATTTTGCTGGCACCCTATGCGCCACACATGGCTGCAGAACTCTATAGTGCGTTAGGCCACACCGACAGTGTGCTGGATGCGGCATTCCCGGAATTCAATCCGGCACATGTGCTGGAGAGCACCAAGGAATATCCGGTGAGTGTAAATGGTAAACTGCGCACCACCCTTATGCTGCCCGCCGATGCCGATCAGGCAGCAGCCGAAGCCGCCACTCTCGCCAACGAAGTGGTACAAAAATGGCTCGAAGGCAAAACGCCCAAGAAGTTCATTTTTGTAAAGGGCAGGATGATTAATGTGGTGATTTAA
- a CDS encoding cell division protein FtsX produces the protein MSQVGKMGTRKGRTSYAMAIVGVSLVLILMGVLGWIGINYTKLADYFRESVPVQVFLRETTTDAEKDALVAQVKALPYIKAYTYKDKTTAMKEWQAMGNEDFTQFIDTNILPRSIEMNLKSQYVVADTLKKIEGIFKASPYVTDIKYPQNVVGNMTILSKIGFALLAVALVLAVVVIVLIDNTIRLAMFSNRFLIKTMQMVGATRGFIARPLNIRAIINGSIAGGIAIVVCGLILVTLEGWVPELKAVHDTGLLLLLALSLLVLGVAISLFSTHRSVVKYLKMKLDDLY, from the coding sequence ATGTCTCAAGTAGGGAAAATGGGTACCCGCAAAGGCCGCACATCATACGCCATGGCTATTGTAGGTGTATCGTTGGTTTTGATTTTGATGGGTGTACTGGGCTGGATTGGCATCAACTATACTAAGCTGGCCGATTATTTCCGCGAAAGTGTACCCGTGCAGGTGTTTCTCCGCGAAACCACTACCGACGCCGAAAAAGATGCACTGGTAGCACAGGTAAAGGCCCTGCCCTACATTAAAGCCTACACCTACAAAGACAAAACCACGGCCATGAAAGAGTGGCAGGCCATGGGCAACGAAGATTTTACGCAGTTTATTGATACCAATATTTTGCCCCGCAGTATTGAAATGAACCTGAAAAGCCAGTATGTGGTGGCCGATACCCTCAAAAAAATTGAAGGCATTTTTAAGGCCAGCCCTTACGTAACCGATATTAAGTACCCGCAAAATGTGGTGGGCAATATGACCATCTTGTCGAAAATTGGTTTTGCCCTGCTGGCCGTAGCCTTGGTGCTGGCCGTGGTGGTGATCGTCCTCATCGACAATACCATTCGCCTGGCCATGTTTAGCAACCGTTTCCTCATTAAAACCATGCAAATGGTTGGCGCCACCCGTGGCTTTATTGCCCGGCCGCTCAACATACGGGCCATCATCAACGGCAGCATTGCCGGCGGCATTGCCATTGTGGTGTGCGGCCTTATACTGGTGACCCTCGAAGGATGGGTACCCGAACTGAAGGCCGTACACGATACCGGCCTGCTGCTGTTGCTGGCGCTGAGCCTGCTCGTATTGGGCGTGGCCATCAGCCTCTTCAGCACCCACCGCAGCGTGGTAAAATACCTGAAGATGAAGTTGGATGATTTGTATTAG
- a CDS encoding DUF3098 domain-containing protein: MSTKKDNKQHSVVDHTPLFGKKNFLLMLLGGVIIAAGMLVMAGGKSADPTIFNDKEVYSTLRITVAPILILLGLVVEVYAIFKK; the protein is encoded by the coding sequence ATGTCTACTAAAAAAGATAACAAGCAACACAGTGTGGTAGACCACACCCCGCTTTTTGGCAAAAAGAACTTTCTGCTCATGTTGCTGGGTGGGGTGATTATTGCAGCCGGCATGCTGGTAATGGCCGGTGGCAAAAGCGCCGACCCTACTATTTTCAACGACAAAGAAGTGTACAGCACCCTGCGCATCACCGTAGCACCCATCCTTATTTTGCTGGGCCTGGTAGTAGAAGTGTACGCCATCTTCAAAAAATAA
- a CDS encoding undecaprenyl-diphosphate phosphatase, with the protein MDALQAIIIAIVEGLTEYLPVSSTGHMIIAERMLGVESTNFTKIFTVAIQLGAILSVLVLYWKRFIDVKHWQFYAKLVVAVIPALLLGKLFSEKIDALLESPLTVAIALLLGGVVLIVIDKAFKTPKIKEEEQISFGKAFIIGLWQCLAMIPGVSRSAASIIGGMQQKLTRSLAAEFSFFLAVPTMAAATGYSLFLKNWEENGVAVKGYDIILSSSQNVQAFVLGNVVAFIVAMLAIKFFIGFLQKHGFRLFGWYRIVAGIVLLVLLWSGYLK; encoded by the coding sequence ATGGACGCATTACAAGCCATCATTATTGCCATTGTAGAAGGCCTGACCGAATACCTGCCTGTGAGCAGCACCGGCCACATGATTATTGCCGAACGTATGTTGGGTGTGGAGAGCACCAACTTCACCAAAATATTTACCGTAGCCATACAGCTGGGCGCCATTCTGAGTGTATTGGTGCTGTACTGGAAAAGATTCATCGACGTAAAGCATTGGCAGTTTTATGCCAAGTTGGTCGTGGCCGTTATTCCGGCGTTGCTGCTGGGCAAATTGTTTTCCGAAAAAATTGATGCGCTGCTCGAAAGCCCGCTCACTGTAGCCATTGCGCTGCTGCTGGGTGGCGTGGTGCTGATTGTGATTGACAAGGCATTTAAAACACCCAAGATTAAAGAAGAAGAACAAATCAGTTTTGGCAAGGCCTTCATCATTGGCTTGTGGCAATGCCTGGCCATGATACCCGGTGTAAGCCGCAGTGCAGCCAGCATCATTGGTGGTATGCAGCAAAAACTTACCCGCAGTTTGGCGGCCGAATTTTCTTTCTTTCTGGCCGTACCTACCATGGCAGCCGCTACGGGCTATTCATTGTTTTTAAAAAACTGGGAAGAAAACGGCGTGGCCGTAAAAGGCTACGACATCATATTGAGCAGCAGTCAAAACGTACAGGCATTTGTGCTGGGCAATGTGGTAGCGTTTATTGTGGCTATGCTGGCCATCAAATTCTTTATTGGCTTTTTGCAAAAGCATGGCTTTCGCCTGTTTGGCTGGTACCGCATTGTAGCCGGCATCGTATTGCTGGTGCTGCTGTGGAGTGGCTATCTGAAATAG
- a CDS encoding MFS transporter, whose amino-acid sequence MQTAPKKVVNAWAMYDWANSVYNLVITTTFFPIYFLAVTKRPEWDNGESVPFLGMSFRNSSLYDYCLAAAYFLVAISYPILTSIADTRGNKKNFLRFFCYMGAVGCSSLYFFHGNPLWIGIVGLIMGAMGYAGSLVFYNAYLPEIAAPEDRDRISAKGYSMGYIGSVLLQLIGFALVLTMSDAGDATKITFLLTGIWWFGFAQITFRGLPAVEKGESKKVNVFTDGFKEIGKVFNEVKHMPVLKRFLRGFFFYSMGVQTVMLAATQFGSKVLGLPDTNLIITVVLIQLVAIVGAILMSRLSARHGNLVVLMGVILFWMVICVAAFVTVQYKENGGSAEMPFYGLAIAVGLVMGGIQSLSRSTYSKLMPETKDTASYFTYYDFSEKIAIVLGLFAFGYIDERLGMKYSVLSLIVFFVIGFVWLYSAQVKHKQAQAAV is encoded by the coding sequence ATGCAAACAGCTCCAAAAAAAGTAGTGAACGCCTGGGCCATGTACGACTGGGCCAACAGTGTATACAACCTCGTTATTACCACCACGTTTTTTCCCATTTACTTTTTAGCCGTTACCAAGCGGCCCGAGTGGGACAATGGCGAGTCGGTGCCTTTTTTGGGCATGAGTTTTCGCAACAGCAGCCTCTATGACTATTGTCTGGCCGCGGCCTATTTTCTGGTGGCCATCAGCTATCCCATTCTTACTTCCATTGCCGATACCCGGGGCAATAAGAAAAACTTCCTCCGCTTCTTTTGCTACATGGGTGCTGTAGGTTGTTCTTCCTTGTATTTCTTTCATGGCAACCCGTTGTGGATTGGCATTGTTGGCCTCATTATGGGTGCCATGGGTTATGCCGGCAGTCTGGTGTTTTACAACGCCTACCTGCCCGAGATAGCCGCCCCCGAAGACCGTGACCGCATCAGCGCCAAGGGCTACAGCATGGGCTACATTGGCTCAGTATTGTTGCAATTGATTGGCTTTGCGTTGGTACTCACCATGAGTGATGCAGGCGATGCCACAAAAATCACATTTCTGCTTACCGGCATTTGGTGGTTTGGCTTTGCACAAATTACTTTCCGTGGTTTACCAGCCGTAGAAAAAGGGGAATCGAAAAAAGTGAATGTATTCACTGATGGCTTCAAAGAAATTGGTAAAGTATTCAATGAAGTAAAACACATGCCCGTGCTGAAACGCTTTTTGCGGGGCTTCTTCTTTTACAGCATGGGCGTACAAACCGTGATGCTGGCGGCCACTCAATTTGGCAGTAAAGTGCTGGGCCTGCCCGATACCAATCTCATCATTACGGTGGTACTCATTCAGCTGGTAGCCATTGTTGGCGCTATACTCATGAGCCGCCTCAGTGCCCGCCACGGCAACCTGGTAGTGCTAATGGGTGTCATCCTTTTTTGGATGGTGATTTGTGTAGCAGCCTTTGTCACCGTGCAGTACAAAGAAAATGGTGGCAGTGCTGAAATGCCTTTCTACGGATTGGCCATTGCTGTGGGTTTGGTAATGGGCGGCATTCAATCACTCAGCCGCAGTACCTACAGCAAGCTGATGCCCGAAACAAAAGACACGGCTTCTTATTTCACCTACTACGATTTCAGCGAAAAAATTGCAATTGTCTTAGGCTTATTTGCTTTTGGCTACATCGATGAACGCCTCGGCATGAAGTACTCCGTACTTTCGCTCATCGTGTTTTTTGTGATTGGATTTGTCTGGCTGTATTCAGCCCAGGTCAAGCACAAACAAGCACAGGCAGCTGTCTGA
- a CDS encoding MBL fold metallo-hydrolase — MKLFTINTGYFKLDGGAMFGVVPKVMWQKLNPPDDNNLCNWAMRCLLIDTGDRRILVDTGIGEKQDAKFFGHYYLNGNDTLHNSLQQLGYNASDITDVFHTHLHFDHCGGTIVRHGDALQTAFPNATLWSNERHWRWATQPNDREKASFLKENILPIETSGKLRFVPVVEDGTVPFDDVPGISVRFAFGHTDAMMLPQINVGGKTVVYMADLLPSPVHLPLPYVMAYDMFPLITLQEKKRFLEEAVDNNYILYFEHDPSVECCTLVRTEKGIRADKTGTLQELLNA, encoded by the coding sequence ATGAAATTATTTACCATCAACACCGGATATTTCAAACTCGATGGCGGCGCCATGTTTGGCGTAGTGCCCAAAGTAATGTGGCAAAAACTCAATCCGCCCGATGACAATAACCTGTGCAACTGGGCCATGCGTTGCCTGCTGATAGATACCGGCGACCGGCGCATTTTGGTAGATACCGGCATTGGCGAGAAACAGGATGCCAAATTCTTCGGGCATTACTACCTCAACGGAAATGACACATTGCACAACAGCCTGCAACAGTTGGGCTATAACGCATCAGACATTACAGACGTTTTTCATACGCACCTGCATTTCGATCATTGCGGTGGTACCATTGTACGCCATGGAGATGCTTTGCAAACGGCTTTTCCCAATGCTACGCTGTGGAGCAACGAACGCCACTGGCGCTGGGCCACGCAACCCAATGACCGCGAAAAAGCTTCTTTCCTGAAAGAAAATATTTTACCCATCGAAACCAGCGGCAAACTCCGATTTGTACCTGTGGTGGAAGATGGCACCGTTCCTTTTGATGATGTGCCCGGCATCAGTGTTCGCTTTGCATTTGGCCACACCGATGCCATGATGCTACCACAAATCAACGTTGGTGGTAAAACCGTGGTGTACATGGCCGACCTGCTGCCTTCACCGGTACACCTTCCACTGCCGTATGTAATGGCGTACGATATGTTTCCGCTCATTACGCTGCAAGAGAAAAAACGTTTTCTGGAAGAAGCGGTGGACAACAATTATATCCTCTATTTTGAACACGACCCCAGCGTAGAATGCTGCACATTGGTACGTACAGAAAAAGGCATCCGTGCCGATAAAACGGGTACGCTGCAGGAATTGCTCAACGCTTAA
- a CDS encoding DUF3108 domain-containing protein, which produces MAVPSASYDWIYRVRDRYETYIDTASLLPQKFIRNVDEGGYKIYENVTFYHDKKTAVTNKGVFAIPSCAQDVLSEVYLARNMDFNSLKPGEMLPFDLFLDNKVYNMYVRYMGKEVIKTRYGKFRCIKFKPLLLKGSIFEGGEKMTVWVTDDANRLPVRIESPITVGSIKVDMMSYYNLRYPLTSLIDIR; this is translated from the coding sequence ATGGCAGTACCCTCAGCAAGCTACGATTGGATATACCGGGTACGTGACCGCTATGAAACCTACATAGATACAGCTTCGTTATTGCCACAAAAATTCATTCGCAATGTAGATGAAGGGGGCTATAAGATTTACGAGAACGTTACTTTTTACCACGATAAAAAAACAGCCGTCACCAACAAAGGTGTTTTTGCTATTCCATCTTGTGCACAGGATGTACTGAGTGAAGTGTACCTGGCCCGCAACATGGATTTCAATAGCCTGAAGCCCGGTGAAATGTTGCCCTTCGATTTGTTTTTAGACAACAAAGTGTACAACATGTATGTACGCTATATGGGTAAGGAAGTAATTAAAACCCGCTACGGAAAATTTCGTTGCATCAAGTTTAAGCCGCTGCTGCTGAAGGGTAGCATTTTTGAAGGGGGCGAAAAAATGACCGTGTGGGTAACCGATGATGCCAACCGCTTGCCGGTACGCATTGAATCGCCCATTACAGTCGGCAGCATCAAGGTAGACATGATGAGCTACTACAACCTGCGCTACCCGTTGACATCATTAATAGATATCCGTTAG
- a CDS encoding DUF3108 domain-containing protein codes for MKKLLIAGILLLAFAPKASTEGACNTKNKAFKHGEKVVFHVYYTLAGIWVHAGNVSFTATLSTLNNKPAYHVVADGSTLSKLRLDIPGT; via the coding sequence ATGAAGAAATTGTTGATAGCAGGGATATTGTTGCTGGCATTTGCACCCAAAGCCAGTACGGAAGGGGCTTGCAATACCAAGAACAAGGCCTTTAAGCACGGTGAAAAAGTCGTATTCCATGTGTATTATACACTGGCTGGCATTTGGGTACATGCTGGTAATGTATCTTTTACGGCTACCCTCAGTACACTCAACAATAAGCCTGCCTATCATGTAGTGGCCGATGGCAGTACCCTCAGCAAGCTACGATTGGATATACCGGGTACGTGA
- a CDS encoding lysylphosphatidylglycerol synthase domain-containing protein encodes MQSVSHLKKWLNYVAGPLLFIAIAFSIYKQLSSQQDPAQHWQQLVQNIREHGTVPLICIVLLMLLNWSIEALKWQQLVNHLMPIGWWKALLGVLAGVSFTMLTPNRMGEFLGRVLYLPDGSRMKAATLTAMSSMSQLIITMTAGMIGIVYWYSSNVLPADGEQLLMRVLFFGTLLACIAVQLLYFNAGWMVRWMEKWPAAMKYAPIVHAVGEIHRFELLKILGLAALRYIVFLVQYVLVFMALQLPIYWLDAIAATSILFLILAVVPSISLAELGIRGKVSLLVFGWYCQQEVGILLAAAVIWFINIILPALAGSLILLGVKLFGKTTFEKA; translated from the coding sequence TTGCAATCGGTTTCTCATCTCAAAAAATGGCTCAATTACGTTGCAGGTCCGCTGTTGTTTATCGCCATTGCATTTTCTATTTACAAACAGTTGTCTTCGCAGCAAGATCCGGCGCAGCATTGGCAGCAACTTGTACAAAACATACGAGAGCATGGCACGGTTCCACTCATCTGTATTGTGTTGCTCATGCTGCTCAACTGGAGCATTGAAGCACTCAAGTGGCAGCAACTAGTGAACCACCTGATGCCCATTGGTTGGTGGAAAGCCTTGCTGGGCGTATTGGCCGGCGTTTCATTTACCATGCTTACGCCCAACCGCATGGGCGAATTTTTGGGTCGGGTATTGTACCTGCCCGATGGCAGCCGCATGAAAGCTGCTACTCTTACGGCCATGAGCAGCATGAGCCAACTCATCATCACCATGACGGCAGGTATGATAGGCATTGTTTATTGGTACAGCAGTAATGTGCTACCTGCAGATGGCGAACAACTGCTGATGCGGGTATTGTTCTTTGGTACGTTGCTGGCTTGTATAGCGGTACAGTTGTTGTACTTCAACGCCGGCTGGATGGTACGTTGGATGGAGAAGTGGCCAGCCGCTATGAAGTATGCACCCATTGTGCATGCGGTTGGTGAAATACATCGCTTCGAACTATTGAAAATACTGGGCCTGGCAGCATTGCGCTACATTGTTTTTTTAGTGCAATACGTGCTGGTATTTATGGCGCTGCAATTGCCCATCTATTGGTTGGATGCCATTGCCGCCACTTCAATCTTGTTTTTGATATTGGCTGTGGTGCCCAGCATATCACTCGCAGAGTTGGGCATTCGGGGTAAAGTAAGCTTGTTGGTATTTGGCTGGTATTGCCAGCAGGAGGTAGGCATTTTACTGGCGGCAGCCGTTATTTGGTTTATTAACATTATTTTACCCGCATTGGCGGGAAGTTTGATTTTGCTGGGCGTTAAACTGTTTGGTAAAACCACATTCGAAAAGGCATGA
- the ruvC gene encoding crossover junction endodeoxyribonuclease RuvC, whose protein sequence is MLGVDPGTVVMGYSVIRCTGQKIEMLHMGTLNMSWEHDVFERLQRIYKTMDEVIRQFQPHHFAIEAPFFGKNVQSMLKLGRAQGVAIACAMQHNLAVTEYSPKKVKMVVTGNGNAEKEQVWGMLQRLLQLTEKPKGFDASDALAVAVCHHYQQQSPLAGLTNKSKGWEDFLKKNPERVSAGKLPNPPTSLKGGLKKGK, encoded by the coding sequence ATACTCGGTGTAGACCCCGGCACAGTGGTGATGGGTTACTCAGTGATACGCTGCACCGGCCAAAAAATTGAGATGCTGCACATGGGCACCCTTAACATGAGTTGGGAGCACGATGTGTTTGAACGCCTGCAACGCATTTACAAAACCATGGACGAAGTGATCCGGCAATTTCAGCCGCATCACTTTGCTATTGAAGCCCCCTTCTTTGGCAAAAACGTGCAGAGTATGCTGAAGCTGGGCCGTGCACAAGGTGTGGCCATTGCCTGCGCCATGCAGCACAACCTGGCCGTAACGGAGTACTCACCCAAAAAAGTAAAAATGGTGGTGACCGGAAATGGCAATGCAGAAAAAGAACAGGTGTGGGGCATGCTGCAACGCCTGCTGCAACTCACTGAAAAACCCAAGGGCTTCGATGCATCAGATGCATTGGCCGTAGCGGTTTGCCATCATTATCAGCAGCAATCGCCACTCGCCGGGCTTACCAACAAAAGCAAGGGCTGGGAAGATTTTCTAAAGAAAAATCCTGAGCGGGTAAGTGCTGGCAAATTACCTAACCCTCCAACCTCCCTAAAGGGAGGGTTGAAGAAGGGAAAATAG
- a CDS encoding HIT family protein, which yields MAVFLSGTFIAITMSIFSKIIAGEIPSFKIAENDRFYAFLDIFPATEGHTLVVPKIEVDKLFDLPDDYLEGYLSFCKPIAQAIQQVTGCNRVNIVTIGFEVPHAHIHLVPMNGMQDADILTKKIKPTMEELKATQEKILAAIPA from the coding sequence TTGGCTGTATTTTTGAGCGGAACATTTATAGCCATTACCATGAGTATTTTCAGCAAAATCATCGCCGGAGAAATTCCTTCTTTCAAGATTGCAGAGAACGATAGGTTCTACGCTTTCCTCGATATTTTTCCAGCCACAGAAGGACATACTTTGGTAGTGCCAAAGATTGAAGTCGACAAACTGTTTGACTTACCCGATGATTACCTGGAAGGCTACCTCAGTTTTTGTAAACCCATTGCGCAAGCCATTCAACAAGTAACGGGTTGCAACCGCGTCAACATTGTTACTATTGGTTTTGAAGTACCGCATGCACACATTCATCTCGTACCCATGAATGGCATGCAGGACGCCGACATCCTCACCAAAAAAATTAAGCCTACGATGGAAGAACTGAAGGCGACACAGGAAAAAATATTGGCAGCGATACCCGCCTAA